A portion of the Fusobacterium perfoetens ATCC 29250 genome contains these proteins:
- a CDS encoding efflux RND transporter periplasmic adaptor subunit has protein sequence MKNINTKLILGIVIIFIILGYKFLKTNDKNIDNTITYEAIKINSNGGRGYIEVNGHVEVNDTKKVFVDKKLKVEEVFVQEGDYVEKGQLLMTFDETERNNIMRNLEREQLTLRKLERDYKIEKQLNEIGGSPDNTLLEYEEDIRRTQINIEEYMEDLEKTAEEIKSPVSGTITSLTAQENYLVDTDSPLMEIADLSDIKIVLEVPEYDVKNIYLGQSLILKPEVFEKKESFTGVITKISKISEVSEITSENVLTAEVKPDKTIPYIVPGFKVTATIYLDRKVSEILIPKTSAIFENDNYYVFVYNNDGTIKKKNIKVESLKGDNLIVKEGLTFDEIILTTPDISLIDGEKVIIKVKGEKNGNNVRSKQSK, from the coding sequence AGACTAACGATAAAAATATAGATAATACCATAACTTATGAAGCTATAAAAATAAATTCTAATGGTGGACGAGGATATATAGAAGTAAATGGACATGTTGAAGTAAATGATACTAAAAAAGTCTTTGTAGATAAAAAATTAAAAGTGGAAGAAGTATTTGTTCAAGAGGGAGATTATGTAGAAAAAGGACAACTTCTTATGACTTTTGACGAAACAGAAAGAAATAATATTATGAGAAATTTAGAGAGAGAACAACTAACTCTTAGAAAATTAGAAAGAGATTATAAAATTGAAAAACAATTAAATGAAATTGGTGGAAGTCCAGATAATACTTTATTAGAATATGAAGAAGATATTAGAAGAACTCAAATTAATATTGAAGAATATATGGAAGATTTAGAAAAAACAGCAGAAGAAATAAAAAGTCCTGTAAGTGGAACTATAACATCTTTGACAGCTCAAGAAAATTATTTAGTTGATACAGATTCTCCACTTATGGAAATAGCCGATTTATCAGATATAAAAATTGTATTAGAAGTACCAGAATATGATGTAAAAAATATATATTTAGGTCAAAGTTTAATTTTGAAACCTGAAGTTTTTGAAAAGAAAGAATCTTTTACAGGAGTAATAACAAAAATTTCTAAAATATCAGAAGTATCAGAAATAACCTCAGAAAATGTATTGACAGCTGAAGTAAAACCAGATAAAACCATTCCATATATAGTTCCTGGTTTTAAAGTTACTGCTACTATATATTTAGATAGAAAAGTATCAGAAATATTAATACCAAAAACATCTGCAATATTTGAAAATGATAATTATTATGTTTTTGTTTACAATAATGATGGAACAATTAAAAAGAAAAATATAAAAGTTGAAAGTTTAAAAGGAGATAATTTAATAGTAAAAGAGGGGCTAACTTTTGATGAAATTATACTTACAACTCCAGATATAAGTTTAATAGATGGAGAAAAAGTTATAATAAAAGTAAAAGGTGAGAAAAATGGAAACAATGTTAGAAGTAAACAATCTAAATAA